Below is a genomic region from Medicago truncatula cultivar Jemalong A17 chromosome 3, MtrunA17r5.0-ANR, whole genome shotgun sequence.
TTTGTTTTTGGCACTGATCCAATTTCTGATGGGGAAACACATATTGTTTTCTTCTTGAAGATTTGGTGCGTACATAAAAAGCTTGATTATAGCTTCTGCTTGTAACTGATTAACacaatttcctttttaaaaaaaaaatgaaggatctGAATGTTTTCAGAAAAACGGTGGGTTTGTTATAATTAGGCAGCGGCCAGACAACCGTAGAGATGGAATCCACagatgctgatttttttttatctcaccATACTACTAAATCCATCTCATATTATTTtatagggtcttgttaaccaaTGCCCTTAGGGCTCTAGTTAAGGattcaaatatagaaataatttacAAGTTTTATGTAGACAAAGttactttttaaactttcaatgtgttgaatatATCATTCGcaagataaaatatattataacatTTCCCTTGGGGCActtagttaacatttccctattttatatcattataacTTAAATCCAAATTACTAGACAAGCAATTAACGACTATTAGGATTACTTGCTTTTTAAACTCTTTTGAAAACACTACACTGCCACTGCCACTCATGAATTTGTACCATATATGATAAAACTATTCATACTGAATAGCAATGTTCTTTGATAgcatttttgtttattcttcGATAGCTAAAAAGATACGACCATTACAATTATCAAACTGTTTTATGAATATTCAAGTGGGTGTTGTGGTTTATCACAAGTTCAAATACTCATGATCATTGCTTTATTTTTATAGAtcttatctttgttttttccTTCCAGTTTAGTTTTGCGATTTTTGTTGGCATAATTTAggaattttactatttttgtaatttgttcAAATGATACAATGCTTCTGAAGTTCTATAACCTAATTGTGATATCACTGTTCAGGAAAGTGTTGTTATTATGTAGGTTCAGCATTGCTGGtttatattttgtgattttgtatataattaaatgtataatGGTAAATAGTTAGAACTAAGAAGTTCTgcttttaaaatgacaaataagTTATTTCATAAGGATTACTTGTTTTcagaacataaaataataatgctCTTCTGTAATTATCCTTCCAGTTTTTGCCTTGTCATTTGTGTTTAATCTATCTCTCCAATTTGCAGGCAGAGAAGATAGGTTTGGAATCAATGGATGTTGAAGCCTTGAAGAAGCTCAACAAAAATAAGAAGTTGGTGAAAAAGCTAGCCAAGAAGTACCATGCTTTCTTAGCTTCTGAGGCAGTCATTAAGCAGATTCCTCGTCTTTTGGGTCCTGGTCTCAACAAGGCAGGCATGTGTTTCTCTTGGTTTAAGTTttacgtttttattttttaccggAAATATGTGTTTACCTTGGGTtctggaaacagcctcttgtgtaaaataGGGTAAGGCTgcatacaatacaccaaatggtccggaccctgcatatgcgggtgctctagtgcaccgggttgccctttatGTGTTTACCTTGTttgttttgaatattttgtAATTATACGTTGTAGTCTATTTatcaatatcttatcatttaCGCTGtaaatcttttgattttaaagtaCTAGTTTCCTAAAAATCTATGAAGTACTATACCATCTTTTGATATCTTATTCATATCCTTCTAAGTGTTTCTTTTAATGAATTGCCTTGttcgaaaaatatattttattccgTCCTTAAGATTTCAGAATTTAATTATGGCTTAAGTTGTTGAGATTTATGTTTTGCATGCATTACTTTACAGGGAAGTTCCCAACACTTGTCTCTCACCAAGAATCTCTCGAGGGAAAGGTCAATGAGACAAAAGCTATGGTGAAATTTCAGCTTAAGAAGGTGCTCTGTATGGGAGTAGCTGTGGGTAATGTTAGCATGGATGAAAAGCAAATCTTTCAAAATGTTCAACTCAGTGTTAACTTCCTTGTCTCCTTGTTGAAAAAGAACTGGCAGAATGTGAGTGTTCCTTTTATTTCATCATTGCCTAAACTCATTGCTCTGTTTGCTTCTATTTTACCTTTATTTTGTAAGTTACAAGAAAGTATGATTTCTTAGATGCCGTCCGGTGAAATGGTAGCATGATGCTCTGCATCGTTTGTGCCTGCAACCTAACATGCTTTCTTTCATCCGCACACAtgtttcctttatttttattccttGAATTGCTGTAGTATCTGTGTACAAAATTTGACCTCAAATTAGGGATAAGTGGTTtgacaattgcttttttgaTTTGCATCATGTTGAATGTGTTTGCTACGATAACTTTAGAGTGTATGCTAGTTCCctagttgaaattttttaacacTGATTTACGGGCTTATTCTTTAAACTCTACtgctattttttgttgtttcttcaaTATCCTAGGAATATTCAGTATGAATGAACCAGACATTTATCTAATATAACCTACTCTTGATTTCAGGTTCGGTGCTTGTATCTGAAGAGTTCAATGGGAAAATCTTACCGTGTCTTTTAAGGGAACTTATTTCctatcttttttcaatatttaagTCAGTCATCTCCTTCAATACATTTGTCCGAATAGCTTGATAGAAACTTCGTCTTGTTACAATTTTGCTGGATTATTTATTgttaaattgttgtttttatgtttgaatatttgATAATGTTAGTCGTGCTACTTTTTGTGCTTCTCATTTCCTGatgattgttattttttgtgCTACTCATCTTGTTACAATGAAATGAACAAATCTTTCAGCGAATCATGGGAGATGAACTGAAGATACACGCAAGTGTGAAAGATAACCATGCATGCTAAAATAACCCTGAATTAAGGTTgccattttgttttgttttaagaaCCTTGATATACTATAGATTGAACCCCTATTTTAAGTGTCTTGTGGTGGCAATTTTCATTGCTTCCAGACCAGTTTAAGTATTTAATGCAAAATTATTTGCAAATAAATGTTGAgataaaatttagaaaattgtttttctcacattaagtttttcttaaaaacacatAGAAATGTTGTTTTTGCCTCCATTGATAGTTAACTATGGTTCGATTTTTTACCGTTCAACTTCAACATATACAActtaaaaaatatcttaattGAAGCATTATAAATAcaagacttgttttttttttaatcgagAATACAAGACTTGTTACTACGATAAATTTTAATTGGACGAAAGAAGGTAACAGTACTGCCTGGATCATTTACAGCATCTCCAATGGGAAGTTCTTAGTCCTTACTTAACGGTGATCACTCCTTGTTAAGGATCCTccattaaagaaataaaaaatgagtccTCAT
It encodes:
- the LOC11406763 gene encoding 60S ribosomal protein L10a-1 translates to MSKLQSEAVREAISGIMADSKEKNRKFVETIELQIGLKNYDPQKDKRFSGSVKLPHIPRPKMKLCMLGDAQHVEEAEKIGLESMDVEALKKLNKNKKLVKKLAKKYHAFLASEAVIKQIPRLLGPGLNKAGKFPTLVSHQESLEGKVNETKAMVKFQLKKVLCMGVAVGNVSMDEKQIFQNVQLSVNFLVSLLKKNWQNVRCLYLKSSMGKSYRVF